The Stomoxys calcitrans chromosome 3, idStoCalc2.1, whole genome shotgun sequence genome includes a region encoding these proteins:
- the LOC131995731 gene encoding uncharacterized protein LOC131995731 — MAALPPERTEFKPNHSKLYNGTTFVGASRILEREFIQAARAAIESNYTQQTLGWHFIPPGAPHMGGLWEAGVKSFKSHFRKFAGSFKFTFEEFSTILSRIEACLNSCSSSSISSDPSDFAALTPGYFMIGTPILAPVNPRIEYRF, encoded by the exons ATGGCGGCTTTGCCGCCTGAACGTACCGAGTTCAAACCCAATCACTCGAAGCTTT ATAATGGAACAACTTTCGTCGGAGCATCCAGGATCTTAGAGAGAGAATTTATTCAGGCTGCTCGTGCTGCCATTGAGTCGAACTATACGCAGCAGACTCTGGGTTGGCATTTCATCCCACCTGGAGCTCCTCATATGGGAGGACTCTGGGAAGCGGGAGTAAAGAGTTTTAAGTCCCACTTTCGAAAATTTGCTGGATCCTTTAAATTTACTTTCGAAGAGTTCTCAACAATCCTGTCGAGAATTGAGGCATGCCTCAATTCGTGTTCGTCATCTTCAATATCCAGTGATCCTAGCGATTTCGCAGCCTTAACTCCAGGTTACTTCATGATCGGCACTCCTATTCTTGCTCCGGTCAATCCACGCATTGAATATCGATTTTGA